In Microbacterium foliorum, the following proteins share a genomic window:
- the pseB gene encoding UDP-N-acetylglucosamine 4,6-dehydratase (inverting): MSVLEGASILITGGTGSFGKAFIRHALTHLNPRRLVIFSRDELKQYEVRQQFGDDPRLRWFIGDIRDERRLARALHGVDYVVHAAALKQVDTAEYNPFEFVKTNILGSQNVIEASIDAGVKRVVALSTDKASSPINLYGATKLTADKLFITGNHYAAAYDTRFAVVRYGNVMGSRGSVIPFFSRLGAEGKPLPITDLRCTRFFITLPQAVEMVVDTFELMQGGELLVPRIPSMKVTDLAHAVVPGAELVDVGLRPGEKLHEEMISPEEGRRAVTVSDGKYFIIQPDLASWGYQMPAGAVPVPEGFAYRSNSNDRWYSQQEIAEIIEAGI; the protein is encoded by the coding sequence GTGTCGGTTCTCGAGGGCGCGAGCATCCTCATCACTGGCGGCACCGGGTCATTCGGCAAGGCGTTCATACGCCACGCCCTGACCCACCTCAACCCCCGGCGGCTGGTCATCTTCTCGCGGGACGAACTCAAGCAGTACGAGGTGCGACAGCAGTTCGGCGACGACCCCCGGCTGCGATGGTTCATCGGCGACATCCGCGATGAGAGGCGTCTCGCACGCGCGCTGCACGGCGTCGACTACGTGGTGCATGCCGCTGCGCTCAAGCAGGTGGACACGGCCGAGTACAATCCGTTCGAGTTCGTCAAGACGAACATCCTGGGCAGCCAGAACGTGATCGAGGCATCGATCGACGCCGGCGTGAAGCGCGTCGTGGCGCTCTCGACCGACAAGGCGTCGAGCCCGATCAACCTGTACGGCGCAACCAAGCTCACCGCCGACAAGCTCTTCATCACCGGCAATCACTACGCCGCCGCGTACGACACGCGGTTCGCGGTCGTGCGCTACGGCAATGTCATGGGATCCCGCGGGTCGGTCATCCCGTTCTTCTCTCGGCTGGGCGCCGAGGGCAAGCCGCTCCCGATCACCGATCTGCGTTGCACCCGGTTCTTCATCACGCTCCCGCAGGCCGTCGAGATGGTGGTCGACACGTTCGAACTCATGCAGGGCGGCGAGCTGCTCGTCCCCCGCATCCCCTCGATGAAGGTCACTGACCTCGCCCACGCCGTCGTGCCGGGAGCCGAGCTCGTCGACGTGGGTCTGCGCCCGGGCGAGAAGCTCCATGAGGAGATGATCAGCCCGGAAGAGGGCCGCCGCGCGGTGACGGTCAGCGACGGCAAGTACTTCATCATCCAGCCCGACCTCGCCTCCTGGGGCTATCAGATGCCCGCAGGCGCCGTGCCGGTGCCCGAGGGTTTCGCCTATCGTTCGAACAGCAACGACCGGTGGTATTCGCAGCAGGAGATCGCGGAGATCATCGAGGCGGGGATCTGA